A single genomic interval of Streptomyces sp. BA2 harbors:
- a CDS encoding ROK family transcriptional regulator, giving the protein MLRNGTRGHDLASLRRLNTTVVLRALHRRSPQTLAELAAGTGLSRPTVEAAVEELTAHGWAGEAERDGAERAPGRPARRFRFRVEAGRVVGADIGLHKMVLLLADLGGTVLAVRREDIDPELGGAQRLDLLRKGLEAFLDAHSVRRDDILARCVGVPGVVDAGGTITSHVIPEWSGVDLGRLLGDGEAGHTLVENDVNLAVLAERWQGAATLASDVVCVLTGHRVACSLTIGGRLHRGRRGGAGELGLLPLLGMNTAQDALSWRGDRRSGESEVAALARAADAADPRALAAVADFADRISPGIAALALAVDPELVVLTGGATPLGGHLVPLIEDRLRPLTLHVPRIALSTLGEQGVAIGAVRKALDQVESDLLTDSAL; this is encoded by the coding sequence GTGTTGCGGAACGGGACACGGGGGCACGATCTCGCCTCGCTGCGCCGGCTGAACACCACCGTCGTGCTGCGCGCCCTGCACCGCCGCAGCCCCCAGACGCTCGCGGAACTCGCCGCGGGCACGGGACTCTCCCGGCCCACCGTGGAAGCCGCCGTCGAGGAACTGACCGCGCACGGCTGGGCGGGGGAGGCCGAGCGTGACGGCGCCGAGCGCGCGCCGGGGCGCCCCGCCCGGCGGTTCCGGTTCCGCGTGGAGGCGGGCCGTGTCGTGGGCGCCGACATAGGCCTGCACAAAATGGTGCTGCTCCTCGCCGATCTCGGCGGCACGGTGCTCGCCGTGCGGCGCGAGGACATCGACCCGGAGCTGGGCGGGGCCCAGCGGCTCGACCTCCTGCGCAAGGGCCTCGAAGCCTTCCTCGACGCGCACTCCGTGCGGCGCGACGACATCCTCGCCCGCTGCGTGGGCGTCCCGGGCGTCGTCGACGCGGGCGGCACCATCACCTCCCACGTCATCCCCGAATGGTCCGGCGTCGACCTCGGGCGGCTCCTCGGCGACGGGGAGGCGGGGCACACCCTCGTCGAGAACGACGTGAACCTCGCCGTGCTCGCCGAGCGCTGGCAGGGCGCGGCCACCCTCGCGAGCGACGTCGTCTGCGTCCTGACCGGCCACCGCGTGGCGTGCAGCCTCACCATCGGCGGGCGGCTGCACCGGGGGCGGCGCGGCGGCGCGGGCGAACTCGGCCTGCTTCCACTGCTCGGCATGAACACCGCCCAGGACGCGCTCAGTTGGCGTGGCGACCGGCGCTCCGGCGAGTCCGAAGTGGCCGCCCTCGCCCGCGCGGCGGACGCGGCGGACCCACGAGCCCTCGCCGCCGTCGCGGACTTCGCCGACCGCATCTCGCCGGGCATCGCCGCCCTCGCCCTCGCCGTCGACCCGGAACTCGTGGTGCTCACCGGCGGCGCGACCCCGCTGGGCGGCCACCTGGTGCCGCTGATCGAGGACAGGCTGCGCCCGCTGACCCTGCACGTCCCGCGCATCGCGCTGAGCACGCTCGGCGAACAGGGCGTCGCGATCGGCGCCGTACGCAAGGCACTTGACCAGGTCGAATCCGATCTCCTGACGGATTCGGCGCTCTAG
- a CDS encoding ABC transporter substrate-binding protein — MRRRTLLYGAMAAPLLAACSGQSDDGKQSGGRTTLSYGVWDVAQVPGLQKVIDAFEKENPGISVRMELTPWSSYWTTLKTAMRGGTAPDVFWMNAVNLQLYASSGVLEPLSGHIKSDATPLDRHPESLAKIYAYQGTQYGIPKDFDTIGLWYNKALFDKAGIKYPDTTWTWDDVRDAAAELTNPRERVHGMAAEMDRQGQLYPAIHGAGGYVLKDGKSGFGDERSIEGLRYWTDMIDRGWSPPQSAMVESKARNRFWSEKAAMVYEISAFSGQYYAVPAIKDHAGVTVLPKGRERATIIHGLANVISAKSRKKAAAWEFVHFMAGRKAAEIQASAGVTISSYEGTQDAWFKSMPEFDLKRFVDMLEYAVPYPSSKNTAVWENLQYPLLGSAFSGKGGIESAARTLGEQMDRALKEERA, encoded by the coding sequence ATGCGTAGGAGGACTCTGCTGTACGGAGCGATGGCGGCGCCCCTGCTCGCCGCCTGCTCCGGCCAGAGTGACGACGGCAAGCAGAGCGGCGGCAGGACCACCCTCTCGTACGGGGTGTGGGACGTGGCCCAAGTGCCCGGTCTTCAGAAGGTGATCGACGCCTTCGAGAAGGAGAACCCCGGCATATCCGTGCGCATGGAGCTCACGCCCTGGTCGAGCTACTGGACCACCCTGAAGACCGCGATGCGCGGCGGCACGGCCCCGGACGTGTTCTGGATGAACGCGGTCAATCTCCAGCTGTACGCCTCCAGCGGCGTCCTGGAGCCCCTGAGCGGACACATCAAGAGCGACGCGACCCCCTTGGACCGCCACCCCGAGTCGCTCGCGAAGATCTACGCCTACCAGGGCACGCAGTACGGCATTCCCAAGGACTTCGACACCATCGGCCTCTGGTACAACAAGGCGCTCTTCGACAAGGCGGGCATCAAGTACCCGGACACGACGTGGACATGGGACGACGTGCGCGACGCCGCCGCCGAACTCACCAACCCACGGGAGCGCGTGCACGGCATGGCCGCCGAGATGGACCGTCAGGGCCAGCTCTACCCGGCCATCCACGGAGCGGGCGGCTACGTCCTCAAGGACGGGAAGTCCGGCTTCGGCGACGAGCGCTCCATCGAGGGCCTGCGCTACTGGACCGACATGATCGACCGCGGCTGGTCCCCGCCGCAGAGCGCGATGGTCGAGTCCAAGGCCCGCAACCGCTTCTGGTCGGAGAAGGCCGCCATGGTCTACGAGATATCCGCGTTCTCAGGGCAGTATTACGCCGTTCCCGCGATCAAGGACCACGCCGGCGTCACCGTCCTGCCCAAGGGCCGGGAGCGCGCCACGATCATCCACGGCCTCGCCAACGTCATCTCCGCCAAGAGCCGCAAGAAGGCGGCCGCCTGGGAGTTCGTCCACTTCATGGCGGGCCGCAAGGCCGCAGAGATCCAGGCGTCGGCGGGCGTCACCATCTCCTCGTACGAGGGGACGCAGGATGCCTGGTTCAAGTCGATGCCCGAGTTCGACCTGAAGCGCTTCGTCGACATGCTGGAGTACGCCGTCCCCTACCCCAGCTCGAAGAACACCGCGGTCTGGGAGAACCTTCAATACCCGCTCCTGGGCTCCGCGTTCAGCGGCAAGGGTGGCATCGAGAGCGCGGCCCGCACCCTGGGCGAGCAGATGGACCGAGCCCTGAAGGAGGAGCGCGCATGA
- a CDS encoding carbohydrate ABC transporter permease yields MMSVFPSTAAAKKASRGSPSAAAAPKSRGQRAAYLFIAPLGIGFAVFYFWPLLQTFYYSFTEFGAFGGHTWIGTDNYVRVLKDVTVWQALGNTLIYCVIGLLALPLAIFVAALLNRRGLRGVSVYRALYFIPFVTLPVAVGLVWNWLYNGDYGLINEVLEWFGADRRYWVSDPSTAVYAIGTVMVWSTTGYYLIIFMAGIKGIPQDYYEAAELDGAGPLRRFFTITLPLLSPTIFFASIICMINSLQTFDLIYIMMAEKNPAIGDTQSVVSLFYKWAFVENAQGAAAALAFLLMLIIAALTLVQFRLQKRWVHYA; encoded by the coding sequence ATGATGAGTGTCTTTCCCTCCACGGCGGCGGCGAAGAAGGCGAGCCGCGGCAGTCCCTCGGCCGCCGCCGCGCCGAAGTCCCGTGGCCAGCGCGCCGCCTATCTCTTCATCGCGCCGCTCGGCATCGGCTTCGCCGTCTTCTACTTCTGGCCGCTGCTCCAGACCTTCTACTACAGCTTCACCGAGTTCGGGGCGTTCGGTGGCCACACCTGGATCGGCACGGACAACTACGTGCGCGTCCTCAAGGACGTCACCGTGTGGCAGGCGCTCGGCAACACCCTGATCTACTGCGTCATCGGGCTGCTCGCCCTGCCGCTCGCGATCTTCGTGGCGGCGCTGCTCAACCGGCGCGGACTGCGCGGCGTTTCGGTCTACCGGGCCCTGTACTTCATCCCGTTCGTGACGCTGCCCGTCGCCGTCGGCCTCGTCTGGAACTGGCTCTACAACGGCGACTACGGACTGATCAACGAAGTCCTCGAATGGTTCGGCGCTGACCGCCGCTACTGGGTCTCCGACCCCTCGACCGCCGTGTACGCGATCGGCACCGTCATGGTCTGGTCGACCACCGGCTACTACTTGATCATCTTCATGGCGGGTATCAAGGGCATCCCGCAGGACTACTACGAAGCCGCCGAGCTGGACGGGGCGGGGCCGCTGCGCCGCTTCTTCACGATCACGCTCCCGCTGCTCAGCCCGACGATCTTCTTCGCGTCCATCATCTGCATGATCAACTCGCTGCAGACCTTCGACCTGATCTACATCATGATGGCCGAGAAGAACCCGGCGATCGGCGACACCCAGTCCGTGGTGAGCCTCTTCTACAAATGGGCCTTCGTCGAGAACGCCCAGGGCGCCGCAGCCGCGCTCGCCTTCCTGCTCATGCTGATCATCGCGGCGCTGACGCTGGTGCAGTTCAGGCTGCAGAAGAGGTGGGTGCACTATGCGTGA
- a CDS encoding carbohydrate ABC transporter permease yields the protein MRESSPRRRINARRINAGSVATHAALSLGALVMVFPFLWQLLTAAKSLAETAKVPPTFLPDTWNWSSFEEVFTALPFRDMLFNSVFNTVGRTVGQLVFCSLAAYAFARMQFRGRNVLFALFLSVLMVPSSLLVLPQYDIIQRLGLLNSAPALFLPGMFSAFGTFMLRQFFLTLPKELEEAARIDGAGSFRIFWSIMLPLVRPALAALAVITAMWSWNDLLWPLIVNTDPQKMPISAGLTSLEGQFETNYPVMMAGSLIASLPMLIVYVFLQRHFVQSVALSGSKS from the coding sequence ATGCGTGAGTCCTCGCCCCGTCGGCGTATCAACGCCCGTCGTATCAACGCCGGTTCGGTCGCCACCCACGCGGCGCTCTCGCTCGGCGCCCTGGTGATGGTCTTCCCCTTCCTGTGGCAGCTGCTCACCGCGGCCAAGTCTCTCGCCGAGACGGCCAAGGTGCCTCCGACGTTCCTGCCCGACACCTGGAACTGGTCGAGTTTCGAGGAGGTCTTCACCGCGCTGCCGTTCCGGGACATGCTGTTCAACAGCGTCTTCAACACCGTGGGGCGCACGGTCGGACAGCTGGTGTTCTGCTCCCTCGCCGCCTACGCCTTCGCGCGCATGCAATTCCGGGGCCGTAACGTCCTGTTCGCGCTGTTCCTCTCCGTGCTGATGGTGCCCAGTTCGCTGCTCGTCCTGCCGCAGTACGACATCATCCAGCGGCTCGGCCTGCTCAACTCGGCGCCCGCGCTGTTCCTGCCGGGCATGTTCAGCGCGTTCGGGACCTTCATGCTGCGCCAGTTCTTCCTCACGCTCCCCAAGGAGCTTGAGGAGGCCGCGCGGATCGACGGCGCGGGTTCGTTCCGCATCTTCTGGTCGATCATGCTGCCGCTGGTGCGGCCCGCGCTCGCCGCGCTCGCCGTCATCACCGCGATGTGGTCGTGGAACGACCTCCTGTGGCCGCTGATCGTCAACACCGACCCGCAGAAGATGCCCATCAGCGCCGGACTGACCTCACTGGAGGGCCAGTTCGAGACCAACTACCCCGTGATGATGGCCGGTTCGCTCATCGCGAGCCTGCCCATGCTCATCGTCTACGTCTTCCTGCAACGGCACTTCGTGCAGAGCGTCGCCCTCTCCGGCTCCAAGAGCTGA
- a CDS encoding Gfo/Idh/MocA family protein: MRPLHIGLIGAGGIARAHLPGWLELGARVSVYTVDGSAEKLAAEYASREVTAVADLGELLADCTAVDICTPTPTHKELALAAVAAGRHVICEKPLALGATDAEEIAAAAEAAGVRLHPAHVVRYFPAYAAMQQAVERGELGDLAVLRFTRGGARPQWAPWFGDPAKSGGVIMDLMVHDIDIARWVAGDVVRVHAQTRGVEHATGGGQAEVVSATAVLTHASGAISHVTGLWGLPDQQFRTTFRVAGGDGLLRHDSTSVPGYRITAQGVRAANEGIPSSPMTESPYLAELREFAASWEDGGGEPRVRARDGIEAVRIAEAAVESSRTGRAVELRTGVAVEIRAGVKEVAR, translated from the coding sequence ATGCGACCGCTTCATATCGGCCTGATCGGGGCGGGCGGCATCGCCCGCGCCCATCTCCCCGGCTGGCTGGAACTGGGTGCGCGCGTCAGTGTGTACACCGTCGACGGCTCGGCGGAGAAGCTCGCCGCCGAGTACGCGAGCCGCGAGGTCACCGCGGTGGCGGACCTCGGTGAACTGCTCGCCGACTGCACGGCCGTCGACATATGCACCCCCACCCCCACGCACAAGGAACTCGCCCTCGCGGCCGTAGCGGCGGGCCGGCACGTCATCTGCGAGAAGCCCCTCGCGCTGGGCGCCACCGACGCCGAGGAGATCGCGGCAGCCGCCGAGGCGGCGGGTGTCCGGCTGCACCCCGCCCATGTCGTGCGGTACTTCCCGGCGTATGCGGCGATGCAACAGGCCGTCGAGCGAGGCGAGTTGGGTGACCTAGCGGTGCTGCGGTTCACGCGCGGCGGGGCGCGGCCGCAGTGGGCGCCCTGGTTCGGTGACCCCGCCAAGTCCGGCGGCGTCATCATGGACCTGATGGTGCACGACATCGACATCGCCCGCTGGGTCGCGGGCGACGTGGTCCGCGTGCACGCGCAGACGCGGGGCGTCGAGCACGCCACGGGCGGCGGCCAGGCCGAGGTCGTCTCGGCGACCGCCGTCCTCACCCACGCCTCCGGCGCGATCAGTCACGTCACCGGGCTCTGGGGCCTTCCGGACCAGCAGTTCCGTACGACGTTCCGCGTCGCGGGCGGCGACGGGCTGCTGCGGCACGACTCCACGTCCGTGCCCGGCTACCGGATCACCGCGCAAGGGGTGCGCGCGGCCAACGAGGGCATCCCGTCGAGCCCGATGACGGAGAGCCCCTACCTGGCCGAGCTGCGGGAGTTCGCGGCTTCCTGGGAGGACGGCGGCGGAGAACCGCGGGTGCGCGCGCGGGACGGGATCGAGGCGGTGCGGATCGCCGAGGCTGCCGTGGAGTCGAGCCGTACGGGCCGGGCGGTGGAGCTCCGGACCGGTGTCGCGGTAGAGATCCGGGCCGGTGTCAAGGAGGTCGCGCGATGA
- a CDS encoding Gfo/Idh/MocA family protein, with product MKVAVLSFAHVHAAGYLRLLARMPGVEVIGSDPDSGSAAPGEVRGRAFADEMRVAYAQTYAEVFAWGPDAVIVCSENARHRPLVELAASHGVDVLCEKPLATTVEDGEAMLAACREAGVRLAVAFPVRFSPAYAAVKAAVASGEAGRVLTVSGANNGSMPASRRWFADPELAGGGALMDHTVHIADLLDDLFGDARPVDVYAQTNNRMYEGEVDAETSGLVTVTYDNGSVATIDCSWSHPRSHHSWGGLELTVVGERATLEMDAFDQSVHGYSECRRQGLELPFGADLDERMLRAFLHGPGEGGMDVADGDGGLRTLKIVTAGYASARSGVPVAVG from the coding sequence ATGAAGGTCGCCGTTCTGTCGTTCGCCCATGTCCACGCGGCCGGATACCTCCGGCTCCTCGCCCGCATGCCCGGAGTCGAGGTGATCGGCAGCGATCCGGACAGCGGGTCGGCCGCGCCCGGTGAGGTGCGGGGGCGCGCCTTCGCCGACGAGATGAGGGTCGCGTACGCGCAGACGTACGCGGAAGTCTTCGCCTGGGGCCCGGACGCGGTGATCGTCTGCTCCGAGAACGCCCGCCACCGCCCCTTGGTGGAGCTCGCCGCGTCCCATGGCGTGGATGTCCTGTGCGAGAAGCCCCTGGCCACGACGGTCGAGGACGGCGAGGCGATGCTCGCGGCGTGCCGGGAGGCCGGGGTACGGCTCGCGGTCGCCTTCCCGGTCCGGTTCAGCCCCGCGTACGCGGCCGTCAAGGCGGCCGTCGCGTCCGGTGAGGCAGGCCGGGTCCTGACCGTGTCAGGTGCCAACAACGGCTCTATGCCGGCCTCGCGGCGGTGGTTCGCCGACCCCGAACTCGCGGGCGGCGGCGCCCTGATGGACCACACGGTTCACATAGCCGACCTCCTGGACGACCTCTTCGGCGACGCGCGCCCCGTCGACGTGTACGCCCAGACGAACAACCGCATGTACGAGGGTGAGGTCGACGCCGAGACCAGCGGTCTGGTCACCGTGACCTACGACAACGGCTCGGTGGCCACGATCGACTGCAGCTGGTCGCATCCCCGCTCCCACCACTCCTGGGGCGGCCTCGAACTCACCGTGGTCGGTGAGCGGGCGACCCTGGAGATGGACGCCTTCGACCAGTCGGTGCACGGCTACAGCGAATGCCGCCGCCAAGGCCTCGAACTGCCCTTCGGCGCCGACCTGGACGAGCGGATGCTGCGGGCCTTCCTCCACGGTCCGGGCGAGGGCGGCATGGACGTGGCCGACGGCGATGGCGGGCTGCGGACGCTGAAGATCGTGACGGCTGGCTATGCGTCGGCCCGGAGCGGGGTGCCGGTGGCGGTGGGCTGA
- a CDS encoding CAP domain-containing protein → MNELVAGGNVPLPDGAVTLRVPGPFDLSVIVTGDSGKVAGDADFVFYNQPATSGARLQGDTVTVDGRRLRAGASRVTVAVSPAEPGTPLGRLPAIALQVHGPGGRLVARFTPPRPDRETVLLLAEIYRRGQGWKLRALGQGYADGLAGVARDFGVDVAEEDVAEGVTQPPVSAGSPVAAGASASVHAGASPSFRPAASRPPLPSGPPAPDGFLPLVNAARASVGAPPVALDARLTAAAHAHAAGMAARSTLSSEHSDGTSLYQRVVAGGYAYLAIGEHLVSGPRSPAEFVEYCLSGEQTRRTVHSRSYTHVGVAHTADARSGDVYWTALWAAPFSGQGLAEWAAAVLRLTNAERTAAGLRPLSPDPLLTVAAQGHSADMIARAFYSHTSPDGGEPWHRASAAGSTHRAIGENIACGQRTPAEVVDGWMNSPGHRANILKPSFTHLGVGFAGGGSAGTYWTQLFGG, encoded by the coding sequence ATGAACGAGCTGGTTGCCGGGGGGAACGTGCCGCTGCCGGACGGTGCTGTCACCCTCCGGGTGCCCGGCCCCTTCGACCTGTCCGTGATCGTCACGGGCGACAGCGGGAAGGTCGCGGGCGACGCCGACTTCGTCTTCTACAACCAGCCCGCCACGTCCGGCGCCCGGCTCCAGGGCGACACGGTCACGGTCGACGGACGGCGCCTTCGCGCCGGTGCCAGCCGCGTCACCGTGGCCGTCAGCCCCGCCGAGCCGGGCACTCCCTTGGGCCGGCTCCCCGCCATCGCGCTCCAGGTGCACGGGCCCGGCGGCCGGCTTGTGGCTCGTTTCACACCGCCGCGCCCCGACCGCGAGACGGTGCTGCTGCTCGCGGAGATCTACCGCCGCGGCCAGGGGTGGAAGCTCCGGGCACTCGGTCAGGGGTACGCGGACGGGCTCGCCGGGGTGGCGCGCGACTTCGGGGTGGACGTGGCGGAGGAGGACGTGGCGGAGGGAGTCACGCAGCCGCCGGTCTCCGCGGGATCGCCGGTCGCCGCGGGGGCGTCGGCGAGCGTGCATGCCGGTGCGTCGCCGTCCTTCCGCCCCGCCGCGTCCAGGCCTCCCCTACCCTCCGGCCCGCCTGCCCCCGACGGGTTCCTCCCGCTGGTCAACGCCGCGCGGGCCTCGGTCGGCGCGCCTCCCGTCGCTCTCGACGCCCGGCTGACCGCCGCCGCGCACGCGCACGCCGCCGGGATGGCGGCGCGGTCCACGCTCAGCTCGGAGCACTCGGACGGCACGTCCCTCTACCAGCGCGTCGTCGCGGGCGGGTACGCGTACCTGGCCATCGGCGAGCATCTGGTCTCCGGGCCGCGCTCGCCCGCCGAGTTCGTGGAGTACTGCCTCTCCGGCGAGCAGACGCGGCGTACGGTGCACAGCCGCTCGTACACGCACGTCGGGGTGGCCCATACCGCCGACGCGCGCTCCGGGGACGTCTACTGGACGGCGCTGTGGGCCGCACCGTTCAGCGGGCAGGGCCTGGCGGAGTGGGCGGCGGCCGTGCTCCGTCTCACCAACGCCGAGCGGACGGCCGCGGGTCTGCGCCCCCTCTCCCCCGATCCGCTCCTGACCGTGGCGGCGCAGGGCCACAGCGCGGACATGATCGCCCGCGCCTTCTACTCCCACACCTCGCCCGACGGCGGCGAACCCTGGCACCGCGCGTCCGCCGCGGGCAGCACGCACCGCGCGATCGGCGAGAACATCGCCTGCGGGCAGCGCACGCCCGCCGAGGTGGTGGACGGCTGGATGAACAGCCCCGGCCACCGGGCCAACATCCTCAAGCCCTCCTTCACCCACCTCGGCGTCGGCTTCGCGGGCGGCGGCTCGGCCGGGACGTACTGGACGCAGCTGTTCGGCGGCTGA
- a CDS encoding radical SAM protein gives MASRSESRTQLVEGLMERFPQVPREAVIKEDLLRGGMAFDESALSDNEGGEVKPKSYFIFSFDHSTLPELGAAALRRPPEEIVLTGGPYDLRRTVVSVRVNPSSPYRVAADDDGVLGLYLDGVRISDVGLPPMPDYYRHTLENGKSVMEVAPTIQWGYLIYLTVFRVCQYFGAKEECQYCDINHNWRQQKAAGRPYTGVKPMEEVLEALAIIDKYDTAKSSTAYTLTGGAITSQIGGKDEADFYGQYAKAIEERFPGRWIGKVVAQALPKADVQRFHDYGVRIYHPNYEVWDPYLFERYCPGKERYVGRDEWHRRILDSAEVFGPRNVIPNFVAGVEMAEPFGFKTVGEAIDSTVEGLQYFMSRGITPRFTTWCPEPTTPLGKANPQGAPLEYHVRLLEAYRATMEANGLTSPPGYGPAGPGRAVFSVSSFMDSLPAEQSAEEVGETV, from the coding sequence ATGGCAAGCCGCAGCGAGAGCCGTACCCAGCTCGTCGAGGGACTCATGGAGCGGTTCCCGCAGGTGCCGCGAGAGGCGGTGATCAAGGAGGACCTGCTCAGGGGAGGCATGGCGTTCGACGAGTCCGCGCTCAGCGACAACGAGGGCGGCGAGGTCAAGCCGAAGTCGTACTTCATCTTCTCCTTCGACCACAGCACCCTGCCCGAGCTCGGCGCCGCCGCCCTGCGCCGTCCGCCCGAGGAGATCGTCCTCACCGGTGGCCCTTACGACCTGCGCCGCACGGTCGTCTCGGTCCGCGTGAACCCCTCGTCGCCGTACCGCGTGGCGGCCGACGACGACGGCGTACTCGGCCTCTACCTGGACGGCGTACGCATCTCCGACGTGGGTCTGCCGCCGATGCCGGACTACTACCGGCACACCCTTGAGAACGGCAAGTCCGTGATGGAGGTCGCGCCCACCATCCAGTGGGGCTACCTGATCTATCTGACGGTCTTCCGGGTCTGCCAGTACTTCGGTGCCAAGGAGGAGTGCCAGTACTGCGACATCAACCACAACTGGCGCCAGCAGAAGGCGGCGGGCCGCCCCTACACGGGCGTGAAGCCGATGGAGGAGGTCCTCGAAGCCCTCGCCATCATCGACAAGTACGACACCGCGAAGTCCTCCACCGCGTACACGCTCACCGGCGGCGCCATCACCTCGCAGATCGGCGGCAAGGACGAGGCCGACTTCTACGGGCAGTACGCGAAGGCCATCGAGGAGCGCTTCCCCGGCCGCTGGATCGGCAAGGTCGTCGCGCAGGCGCTGCCCAAGGCGGACGTGCAGCGCTTCCACGACTACGGCGTGCGGATCTACCACCCCAACTACGAGGTGTGGGACCCGTACCTGTTCGAGCGCTACTGCCCCGGCAAGGAGCGCTACGTCGGCCGTGACGAGTGGCACCGCCGCATCCTGGACTCCGCCGAGGTCTTCGGGCCGCGCAATGTGATCCCGAACTTCGTGGCGGGCGTGGAGATGGCGGAGCCGTTCGGCTTCAAGACGGTGGGCGAGGCCATCGACTCCACCGTCGAGGGGCTCCAGTACTTCATGTCGCGCGGCATCACGCCCCGCTTCACGACGTGGTGCCCGGAGCCCACGACGCCCCTGGGCAAGGCGAATCCGCAGGGCGCGCCGCTGGAGTACCACGTGCGTCTCCTTGAGGCGTACCGCGCGACGATGGAGGCCAACGGCCTGACGTCACCGCCCGGTTACGGCCCCGCGGGGCCGGGGCGCGCCGTCTTCTCCGTCTCCTCCTTCATGGACAGCCTGCCCGCGGAGCAGTCGGCCGAGGAAGTCGGGGAGACGGTCTAG
- a CDS encoding TetR family transcriptional regulator — MIPPAHPTARRTQAERSDVTIAQLITAAQRLFGGEGYATTSIAAVAAAAGVTKGAAYHHFEGKAALFHAVFVREQEEIAAELARAAAEEPDAWSALRRGCRRFLEHCLDPGFRRIVLLDAPAVLGWETVREIEYAHTLRVLTDGMRAAATAGHFGDGDLDVRCQMMFGALCEAGMLLARSPDPASALTAVTAEAERLLSALAAP, encoded by the coding sequence GTGATCCCGCCCGCGCACCCAACTGCCCGCCGTACACAGGCGGAACGCTCCGACGTGACCATCGCGCAGCTGATCACCGCGGCACAGCGGCTCTTCGGCGGCGAGGGGTACGCGACCACCTCGATCGCCGCGGTGGCGGCCGCCGCCGGGGTCACCAAGGGAGCGGCCTACCACCACTTCGAGGGAAAGGCAGCTCTCTTCCACGCGGTGTTCGTCCGTGAACAGGAGGAGATCGCGGCCGAGTTGGCGCGCGCCGCCGCCGAGGAGCCCGACGCCTGGTCCGCGCTGCGGCGCGGCTGCCGCCGCTTCCTGGAGCACTGCCTCGACCCCGGCTTCCGGCGGATCGTACTGCTCGACGCGCCCGCGGTCCTCGGCTGGGAGACCGTCCGCGAGATCGAATACGCCCATACTCTGCGGGTGTTGACGGACGGAATGCGTGCGGCGGCGACCGCGGGCCACTTCGGCGACGGAGATCTGGACGTGCGCTGCCAGATGATGTTCGGCGCGCTGTGCGAGGCGGGCATGCTCCTCGCCCGCTCGCCCGACCCGGCCTCCGCCCTCACCGCGGTGACGGCGGAGGCCGAGCGTCTACTGTCGGCGCTCGCCGCCCCCTAG
- a CDS encoding saccharopine dehydrogenase NADP-binding domain-containing protein — protein MTKPLFAIYGAYGHTGRLVASELLARDAELLLVGRNAEALRNVADELDAGQRVRTRTASVDDATALREVMTDADVLIQCAGPFAVTGAPVATAAAEAGCHYIDHALEPHHVKGVFDTAQATAQRTGAVMIPSLSFYGGLGDLLAGAVSDGIAGIDRIVIAYAVNGWRLTTGAKNTATHLLAETERLTFSDGALHTGYVEPRNAVFPFPPPLGPRSMIAPFPSSEAVTVPRHVPVRTIDLMLSSSAFEAKDAFESEHIGAAERAGTDFTIAVQAMWEGGGVAGQLTGHDLWRAGALASVEGAVRIAEGRGPTKTGVLAPGEAFPAEPFLRDLERQGAFTLTLRRGEAGEE, from the coding sequence ATGACAAAGCCGCTCTTCGCGATCTACGGTGCCTATGGCCACACCGGACGCCTCGTGGCATCCGAACTCCTCGCCAGAGACGCCGAGTTACTCCTGGTCGGCCGCAACGCCGAGGCGTTGCGGAACGTTGCTGACGAACTCGACGCGGGGCAGCGGGTGCGGACCCGCACCGCCTCCGTGGACGACGCCACCGCACTGCGCGAGGTGATGACGGACGCCGACGTCCTCATCCAGTGCGCGGGGCCCTTCGCCGTCACCGGCGCGCCCGTCGCCACCGCGGCCGCGGAAGCGGGCTGCCACTACATCGACCACGCGCTCGAACCCCACCACGTGAAAGGGGTGTTCGACACCGCGCAGGCCACGGCGCAGCGCACCGGCGCCGTCATGATCCCCAGTCTCAGCTTCTACGGCGGCCTCGGCGACCTGCTCGCGGGAGCGGTGTCGGACGGCATCGCGGGCATCGACCGGATCGTCATCGCGTACGCCGTGAACGGCTGGCGGCTGACCACCGGCGCGAAGAACACCGCGACCCACCTCCTCGCCGAGACCGAACGCCTCACCTTCAGCGACGGCGCCCTGCACACGGGCTACGTCGAACCCCGCAACGCCGTCTTCCCCTTCCCGCCGCCGCTCGGCCCGCGCTCGATGATCGCTCCGTTCCCGTCGAGCGAGGCCGTGACGGTGCCGCGCCATGTCCCCGTCCGCACCATCGACCTGATGCTCAGCTCAAGCGCCTTCGAGGCCAAGGACGCCTTCGAGAGCGAACACATCGGCGCCGCGGAGCGGGCGGGCACCGACTTCACCATCGCCGTCCAGGCCATGTGGGAAGGGGGCGGCGTGGCAGGGCAGTTGACGGGCCACGACCTGTGGCGGGCCGGAGCGCTGGCCTCGGTGGAAGGCGCGGTGCGGATCGCGGAAGGGAGGGGGCCCACGAAGACCGGCGTCCTCGCACCCGGCGAGGCGTTCCCGGCGGAGCCGTTCCTGCGTGATCTGGAGCGGCAGGGCGCGTTCACGCTCACGCTGCGGCGCGGAGAGGCCGGAGAGGAGTGA